A single region of the Schistocerca serialis cubense isolate TAMUIC-IGC-003099 chromosome 7, iqSchSeri2.2, whole genome shotgun sequence genome encodes:
- the LOC126412812 gene encoding V-type proton ATPase 16 kDa proteolipid subunit c, whose translation MALGEDRPIYGPFFGVMGAASAIIFSSLGAAYGTAKSGTGIAAMSVMRPELIMKSIIPVVMAGIIAIYGLVVAVLIAGALEEPASYTLFKGFVHLGAGLAVGFSGLAAGFAIGIVGDAGVRGTAQQPRLFVGMILILIFAEVLGLYGLIVAIYLYTK comes from the exons ATGGCGTTAGGAGAAGATCGTCCAATCTACGGCCCTTTCTTTGGAGTAATGGGGGCTGCATCTGCAATAATTTTCAGCT CTCTGGGAGCAGCATACGGAACTGCGAAGTCCGGTACGGGTATTGCAGCGATGTCTGTAATGCGACCAGAGCTGATTATGAAGTCTATAATCCCCGTTGTCATGGCTGGTATCATCGCAATTTACGGCTTGGTCGTAGCAGTATTGATAGCAGGAGCTCTTGAGGAGCCCGCCAGCTACACTTTATTTAA GGGATTTGTCCACTTGGGGGCAGGATTGGCCGTCGGATTTAGCGGGCTGGCAGCAGGATTTGCTATCGGCATCGTAGGCGATGCTGGAGTTAGAGGAACTGCTCAACAACCACGTCTGTTTGTAGGAATGATTTTGATTCTCATTTTCGCTGAGGTGTTAGGTCTTTATGGACTTATTGTCGCTATCTActtgtataccaaataa